Proteins found in one Abyssibius alkaniclasticus genomic segment:
- a CDS encoding trans-3-hydroxy-L-proline dehydratase, producing the protein MRSSKTIHVISAHAEGEVGDVIVGGVTPPPGDTLWEQSRWIAKDNSLRNFVLNEPRGGVFRHVNLLVPPKDARADAAFIIMEPEDTPPMSGSNSICVSTVLLDSGIIPMREPVTEMLLEAPGGLVKVRAECKNGKAERIFVQNLPSFAAELDVPLKVEGLGTLTVDTAYGGDSFIFVDADALGLKLVAEEAHKIAKLGVQITNAANKALRFHHPDNPDWAHFSFCLFAGKVARNGNDLRAGAAVAVQPGKVDRSPTGTALSARMAVLHARGQMGLEDSLTTVSLIGSTFMGRIVGETTVGGKPAILPEISGRAWITGTHQHMLDPSDPWPEGYRLTDTWGAR; encoded by the coding sequence ATGCGATCGAGCAAAACAATCCACGTTATTTCAGCCCATGCCGAGGGCGAGGTCGGCGATGTTATTGTCGGCGGTGTAACCCCACCACCGGGCGATACGCTATGGGAACAATCGCGCTGGATCGCCAAGGACAACAGCTTGCGCAATTTCGTGCTGAACGAGCCGCGCGGCGGGGTGTTTCGCCATGTGAACCTGCTCGTGCCCCCCAAAGATGCGCGCGCCGATGCGGCCTTCATTATCATGGAGCCGGAAGATACCCCGCCCATGTCGGGCTCCAACTCCATCTGCGTTTCAACCGTGCTGCTGGATAGCGGGATCATCCCGATGCGGGAGCCTGTCACCGAAATGCTGCTCGAAGCCCCCGGCGGCTTGGTAAAGGTGCGCGCCGAATGCAAGAACGGCAAGGCCGAGCGGATTTTCGTGCAGAACCTGCCGAGTTTCGCTGCCGAGCTGGACGTGCCGCTAAAGGTTGAAGGGCTGGGCACGCTGACGGTAGACACCGCCTATGGCGGCGACAGTTTTATCTTTGTCGATGCCGATGCGCTGGGCCTGAAACTGGTTGCGGAGGAGGCGCACAAGATCGCCAAACTTGGCGTGCAAATCACCAATGCCGCCAACAAGGCGCTGCGCTTCCACCACCCCGACAACCCCGACTGGGCGCATTTTTCCTTTTGCCTGTTCGCCGGCAAGGTCGCGCGCAACGGCAATGATCTGCGCGCCGGTGCCGCCGTTGCCGTGCAACCGGGCAAGGTAGACCGTTCGCCAACCGGCACGGCGCTTTCTGCCCGCATGGCCGTGCTGCACGCGCGCGGACAGATGGGGCTAGAGGACAGCCTGACCACCGTTTCGCTGATCGGCTCGACCTTTATGGGGCGGATTGTCGGGGAAACCACGGTGGGCGGCAAACCCGCCATTCTGCCCGAAATTTCCGGCCGCGCCTGGATCACCGGCACGCATCAGCACATGCTCGACCCGTCAGACCCCTGGCCAGAAGGCTATCGGCTGACCGATACCTGGGGGGCGCGCTAG